The Canis lupus dingo isolate Sandy chromosome 34, ASM325472v2, whole genome shotgun sequence genome contains the following window.
GGATAAATCAAGTGGTCAATAGAAGTACCAGTAATACACTGTACTAGAGGACAGAATGAATTTTGGCTGGGTGGTGGAAGTAGCATCTGAGCTGGATCTATAAATTATCCAATTCTGTAACGAAAAAATAACTGTTATTTTCTCGTATTTTGAAAGTATCTTTAGGGACATTATCCCACAGTGCTTTGCATAGAGCAGATATGAAATACTTTGAGTTGTGTTAATACCACCATCATCATTAGGAACCCAGGTCATTTTACACACTTCTTCCCCCTTTCATATCTACTTAGACATCAAGATTTGTCCGTTTTTTGTAATTTCCTCTTTTAATTCCTATCACTTACCATTTTGGGTATAAGATTTGACTACTTTATATCTAAACTAATAACTTGTTAACTGATCACCAAATCTCCAAGGACTTCCCAGTCCAATTCACAGTCCAAACTGTGATCACATTCATCTTAAGTTAATTTCCTGTGTcttctgtgttttgttctttaattgtTCCCCCTTGCCCACAGGACATTTAACACAAAGCCTTCCAGTCCAGTCCCTGGCCTTCATTCGCCTTCCTCGTCATTGCTCTTGGTCTGCTCCCTCTGAGATCATTTCAATAAAACCAGTGTATTAAGCGTGCCTTGAATATGCTTTGTTCACTCTCATCCCTAGGCCCTTGCTCATCTCCATTATGCTTTTCTGGATAtctgctctcttcctcctcctctaccaCACACCTAACCTAATGCCACCCCATTCATGATGGCATAATTTGCTATGCAATCTTTTCTCACAGCAACCTTCTTTCCATAAAACAGACTTAAATCTATACCACTCATTTGGGACACATGTTGTACTACAAATTGCTCTTCTAACAAGGGAATTATAAAATCACCAAGGTCAAGAATAATGTTTCTTCTAGCATTTAATTTGGCTCTACTCAATATACATGTTATTTGCTTCAGCATTATTTCTCCCCCATCATAGAAATGAAAGTGACGTGGACATTCCAGTAACTGAAATACTTTGTTCTCCCAGATACGTATATAATATCCAGCTTTCTGTCACAAATactcaaaacactttttttctaaCCATTTTATCTGTATTCAGAAGCATCTTTGGTGTACTATGTTAGGTCCAACTTCTTTAAATTCTGCCTCAGTGATCCACATGTCCTGGAAGGCAGACAGGGATGCAAGAATCGAGCCTCCCATCCACACTGATAGTTTCTTTTCTGGGGGAGCTGTAACCTGCACGGGCGTATTGGCAGGCACCATATTTGCTATATCTTTAACTAGCCGCTTGTCTAAACCAGGGAAAGAGGTTGATCCCCCAGTAAGGATAATATTGGAGAAAAACGAATTCCTGAGATCTGTATCGCATTTCATTATGCTGCTGAAACACAACTTATCGATGCCAGGAGTCTCAAGGTTCAGAAGATGTGGAGAGAAGAGGGCCTCTGGACAATGAAAGAGCTGGTTATGGAGCTTGATCATCTTCCCATCAGGTAGCTGGTAAACTTTCTCCACAGATTCAGGATTCTTGGCCATTTCTTCTTCATAGTTCATTACCACATAACAAGAGGTTTCCTTAATATCTGCGACAATCTTTCTGTCTGCAGCACTAAGCAGCATGATGCCATGGTCCTTCAACAGCATCATGAGGTAGTTGGTGAGGTCAAGGCCTGCCAGATTTAGCTGCTGGACACCATGAGGCAGACAGTAACCCTCGAAGATGGGTACACCCTGGGTAACCCCAGCACCTGAATTCAGCACATAACCAGTTGTGAAGCCAGTGGCAAAGAGAGCCAGCACCCCCTGGATGGACATATAGAAGGCAGGAACCTGTAGATGCTCAAAAAACACTTCAGTGATCTGTTGCCGTTTCGCCAGTGGGTTCAGTGCTGGCTCAGTAATCAAGACTGGGCCATCGCAGGCCTTTAGCTTCAGGTTATGATCATAGATATGCttccacatgatctccatgtcCCCCCAGGAAGTAATCAGACCGCGCTCCACTGGGTAGCTGTAGGAAAAGCAATAAGATAAAtggcagctttttattttattattttttttaatttttatttatttatgatagtcacacagagagagagagaggcagagacacaggcagagggagaagcaggctccatgcaccgggagcccgacatgggattcgatcccgggtctccaggatcgcgccctgggccaaaggcaggcgctaaactgctgcgccacccagggatccctattatttaattaaatttaatttaattaattaattaatttatttatttatttatttattttacagtggTAGCTTTCAATTTCTCCAGCATCTATCCCCTTCAAGCTTGGGTTAATCCCCATATTTATTACCAGTATCCCTTTATGGGTAGTGACCACTGATCAGAAAAGGTAACTGCCAGCAAATGTTAACATAGCTACTCTCCTCTGCAATTTTTGTTGCTTTCCATTTGTCCCTCCTTTAGAAGACaatcctttaaattaaaaaaaaaaaaattgggggattcctgggtggctcagtggtttagcgctacctttggCCTAGagtgtgatcatggagtcccaggggttgagtcccacatggggctccctgcatggagcctgcttctccctctgcctgtctctgcctctctctctctctctctccctctgtgtgtgtgtgtgtttctcatgaataaataaaataaaatcttttaaaaaaaattgggagagggatccctgggtggcgcagcggtttggcgcctgcctttggcccagggcgcgatcctggagacctgggatcgaatcccacgtcgggctcctggtgcgtggagcctgcttctccctctgcctgtgtctctgcctctctctctttctctctgtgtgactatcataaataaataaaaattaaaaaaaaaaaaaattgggagatCTTTACATAAGAGTACAGCTTTACTATCAATTGGAGAAAATAACCTACATGAGAGGGTACTATGAATTAACTGACATTCTTAATGGACTTGTATCTTATGAACGGTAACTTTATACATTTGAGGACATGTCTCTAGGTGCAGAGAGCAAGTAATGCTCACTCTTTAGGTGTTTCGCACCCTTGGAGATTCGTGGGCTGCACCAGCCGGCTGAGGCTTTCCTGTCCCCCCACTGCCTTAGGCTCGCACCCTTGGGCGCCTTCACCTGggctcccccccccgccccccgggggtCCTGCCTGCCGGGAGAAGGCCATACCTAATGGACAGCGCGTTTCTCCTTTCCTGCGCCTGGTCACCCACACACACCTCCACCGCGCCCTTGGCCCCGCCGCCCTGGCCCTTGGGTCGGCCGATAATGTTGGGGTAGACGAACTGGGGCTCCCGCGACCCCGCCAGGCCGGCCTTGATCACGCCGGAGCCGTTGTCGATCACCACCGGGAGCTGGTAGTGGCTcatgccgccgccgccgcctcccgacGGCCGCCCTGGCTGCGCCTGCCCCGGAGAGTGCGGGCCGGGCAGCCTGGGCCGGGTGAGCAGGCCGCGGGGCCTAGAACGCCGCGTCAACAGGCCGCGGGGCCTAGAACGCCGCGTCACAGAGGCCCAGGCCTGACCCCACGAGGCCCGCGCGGCAGGTGCAGGTGCGGCCCCCTGCTTCTCCCGAGCGCTGCCGCCTGATCGCTGGGCCACGTGCCACCCCCTGGAATCCGGGGATACCAGTATCAGGAAAACCCAACTTTCTTCTCTGAAGACACACATCTAACCCTTTACAAGGAGCTTTGCCTCATGCCTCGATGGGGCGTGCCAAgcagttttcttttccaaatccTTTGCATCCTGGCTAATAGGTACCTGTCCAGGGGCCTGCCCAGAGGCTCTGGAGTGTGCCCTTGAAGCTAGGAAAAGCTGGGCAGATTTGAAGGAGGAAAGCTGTAGCAGCAGCTTGCTGCATGCTTCTGAAATCCTCTTCAACCTCCTAAAAGGACAAGGAAAGAAGgctaggatttatttattttttgattttctttttgtttttgttttgaaggcTAGGATTTAAAGTGGATTTTACACATAGACCCactaggggaagggaaggaaaaataaggtaaagacagagagagggaaacctGGAGAAATCTTAAATCATAGGAAACAACCTGAAGgtagctggaggggaggagggtgggggtgggggtgggggtgggggtgaggcaactgggtgatggactTTAAGGAGACCACCTGATGTAATGAGTTgcctgggtgttacatgcaactgatgaatcactaaattctatctatctctgaaactaacacgacactgtatgtgaactaacttgaatttaaataaaatcttgaaaggaaaaaaaaaggtgtgttttatatatctttattatcCTTTCTATAAACTGGACTAACACTTTGTTGTGTTCCTTCCCTGCGGCTTCCATGCAAAATGTACTCAAATCCAAAATGGTAGACTCTTGCTTTGTCGGATTGGctgattaattgattttttttttttttttttttttaacaatcttaCCAGGTTATCTCCTGGTGTGATACGGAAAAGTCCTTCTCATTTCC
Protein-coding sequences here:
- the ACTRT3 gene encoding actin-related protein T3 → MSHYQLPVVIDNGSGVIKAGLAGSREPQFVYPNIIGRPKGQGGGAKGAVEVCVGDQAQERRNALSISYPVERGLITSWGDMEIMWKHIYDHNLKLKACDGPVLITEPALNPLAKRQQITEVFFEHLQVPAFYMSIQGVLALFATGFTTGYVLNSGAGVTQGVPIFEGYCLPHGVQQLNLAGLDLTNYLMMLLKDHGIMLLSAADRKIVADIKETSCYVVMNYEEEMAKNPESVEKVYQLPDGKMIKLHNQLFHCPEALFSPHLLNLETPGIDKLCFSSIMKCDTDLRNSFFSNIILTGGSTSFPGLDKRLVKDIANMVPANTPVQVTAPPEKKLSVWMGGSILASLSAFQDMWITEAEFKEVGPNIVHQRCF